The following proteins come from a genomic window of Pyxidicoccus sp. MSG2:
- a CDS encoding Mut7-C RNAse domain-containing protein produces the protein MQPKPGVTVRFYGALNDFLPPERRGQEFTHALQGTPAVKDLIESLGPPHPEVDVVLVDGEPVDFAHRVAPGARVVAYPPFHSLDMVPEARVGPPPQEVPRFVLDVGLGRLVGFLRMLGFDSLWRNDYADDTLARLSHDEDRILLTRDIGVLKRGEVVRGYFPRSTDPAHQLVEVVRRFGLTSRMRPFSRCLACNGPLTSAEPDAVRDRVPERVAERHSRFQQCADCRRVYWAGTHQQRMQALVDKLRELENVG, from the coding sequence ATGCAGCCGAAGCCCGGGGTGACGGTGCGCTTCTACGGGGCGCTGAACGACTTCCTGCCGCCGGAGCGCCGGGGTCAGGAATTCACCCACGCGTTGCAGGGCACGCCCGCGGTGAAGGACCTCATCGAGTCTCTGGGGCCGCCGCATCCGGAGGTGGACGTGGTGCTGGTGGATGGGGAGCCGGTGGACTTCGCGCACCGGGTGGCTCCGGGCGCGCGCGTGGTGGCGTATCCCCCGTTCCACTCGCTGGACATGGTGCCGGAGGCGCGCGTGGGGCCGCCGCCGCAGGAGGTGCCCCGCTTCGTGCTGGACGTGGGGCTGGGGCGGCTCGTGGGCTTCCTGCGGATGCTCGGCTTCGACTCGCTGTGGCGCAACGACTACGCGGACGACACGCTCGCGCGCCTGTCGCATGACGAGGACCGCATCCTGCTCACGCGGGACATTGGCGTGCTCAAGCGCGGCGAGGTGGTGCGCGGCTACTTCCCCCGCTCCACGGACCCCGCGCACCAGTTGGTGGAGGTGGTGCGCCGCTTCGGCCTCACCTCGCGCATGCGGCCCTTCTCCCGGTGCCTGGCCTGCAACGGCCCGCTCACCTCCGCCGAGCCGGACGCCGTGAGAGACCGGGTCCCCGAGCGCGTGGCGGAGCGGCACTCGCGATTCCAGCAGTGCGCGGACTGCCGCCGCGTGTACTGGGCCGGCACCCACCAGCAGCGCATGCAGGCGTTGGTGGACAAGCTGCGCGAGTTGGAGAACGTGGGCTGA
- a CDS encoding GNAT family N-acetyltransferase: MAVEIRRLLLDDDRSGFRSGNIDLDRFFQRYAGQNQFRHHIGTTYVAVDNGTIVGFATVSASELSVADLPASRRKKLPQYPLPVLRLARLAVDERAQGRGIGSMLLRAIFLLAHRMADDFGCVGVVVDAKPDAVPFYEKLGFIDLAPLAGQLGDRPQPRPMFLELGAIPKPSGT; encoded by the coding sequence ATGGCCGTCGAAATCCGGCGCCTTCTTCTGGACGACGACCGCTCGGGCTTCCGCTCCGGCAATATCGACCTCGACCGGTTCTTCCAGCGCTATGCGGGACAGAACCAGTTCCGCCACCACATCGGTACGACCTATGTCGCGGTCGACAATGGCACCATCGTCGGCTTCGCCACGGTTTCCGCGTCCGAGCTATCTGTAGCGGACCTGCCGGCCTCGCGTCGCAAGAAGCTGCCCCAATACCCGCTTCCGGTGTTGCGCCTGGCTCGACTCGCCGTGGACGAGCGGGCGCAGGGACGTGGCATTGGCAGCATGTTGCTCCGAGCCATCTTCCTGCTTGCCCATCGAATGGCCGACGACTTCGGCTGCGTGGGCGTCGTGGTCGATGCGAAGCCGGACGCCGTCCCGTTCTACGAAAAGCTCGGGTTCATCGACCTCGCGCCCCTGGCCGGTCAGCTTGGAGATCGCCCACAACCCAGACCCATGTTCCTGGAGCTGGGGGCCATTCCGAAGCCCTCGGGTACCTGA